From one Planococcus citri chromosome 3, ihPlaCitr1.1, whole genome shotgun sequence genomic stretch:
- the LOC135839639 gene encoding uncharacterized protein LOC135839639: MARGNGTGAQAQPQPTPAQWIEIDRAYLTPNFTVRQFQSHELLKGSNNFKDWDNMVSLELRAANLYPFIESQCGMMINISPSRRVMCDAQVVQYLRASVIFPISKRINHILNAYDTYEELKKLFSQNDFHDYVDLHNRMNYLKYRITYNVDRFIADFDRLIEDFRSIGTNFPEKYVCSLFLSKIEGCKEPRSPFFSFYSTITSLPGDIATLDYIKQKFQNTAKTLSASLPNKSITNTNSSSAKRKQEDLKPEENTVSVKRAKSIPEKNSINSTANGKPSKPLHEKYTPTQLEQLAKMSKEEKKNVQCRKCSDYFHTHTECPNPGRLCFKCYTYGHEKSACKLNKGG, translated from the exons ATGGCACGAGGTAATGGAACCGGTGCTCAGGCTCAGCCTCAGCCAACGCCAGCCCAATGGATTGAAATTGATAGAGCTTACCTTACCCCCAACTTTACAGTAAGACAGTTCCAGAGCCATGAACTTTTAAAAGGTAGTAATAACTTTAAAGATTGGGATAACATGGTGAGCTTGGAGCTGCGAGCCGCAAACCTGTACCCATTTATTGAATCACAATGTGGCATGATGATTAATATATCCCCATCTAGGAGAGTAATGTGCGATGCTCAGGTAGTGCAATACCTACGTGCATcagtaatttttccaattagtAAGAGAATTAACCATATACTAAATGCCTATGATACTTACGAAGAATTGAAGAAACTATTTTCCCAGAACGATTTCCACGATTACGTTGATTTACATAATAGAATGAATTACCTGAAGTATAGAATTACTTACAACGTAGATCGATTCATCGCCGATTTCGATCGTCTCATAGAAGATTTTAGATCTATCGGTACTAACTTCCCTGAGAAGTATGTTTGCTCTCTGTTCCTTAGTAAAATTGAGGGATGTAAGGAGCCGCGATCTCCGTTCTTCTCATTTTATTCAACGATCACATCATTACCTGGTGACATCGCTACTCTTGACTATATCAagcagaaattccaaaatactgCTAAAACTTTATCTGCTTCCTTGCCAAATAAAAGCATCACGAACACGaattcatcatcagccaaaCGTAAACAAGAAGACCTGAAACCGGAGGAGAATACTGTGTCTGTGAAACGAGCTAAATCCATACCTGAGAAAAATTCTATCAATAGTACCGCCAATGGCAAGCCATCAAAACCCCTACACGAAAAATATACACCAACCCAGCTGGAGCAGCTCGCTAAAATGTCCAAGGAGGAGAAAAAGAACGTACAGTGTCGGAAGTGTAGTGATTACTTCCACACTCACACTGAATGCCCCAACCCTGGACGCTTGTGCTTCAAGTGTTATACTTACGgtcatgaaaaatcagcttgcaAACTTAATAAAG GAGGATAG